A window of the Streptomyces griseochromogenes genome harbors these coding sequences:
- a CDS encoding AraC family transcriptional regulator, which yields MTADGSSSGSDEREIANATAAAIGRRRRQPAVTRPGMRAVRRSRAAADHPAAADAAPSGDAPLRARTGVAGGTDHRHVDLGPVRLSLLSPPAPPAGVELEGRYDEGLPRTWHLVFATRGPLVLGRDQRLVRVESGSVLLWEPSECFRLSAVTPGRRGRAVVLHMPEAALPLPGEALHDVSGRPTPTGSGPAALLASFVHGLAAQAPSAETRHTAWLGSAAVNLATAFLDSETANRHGESVPHPAEPVPAAPEPARTGTDLLLRDIKAYIEHHLHDADMSPTAIATANHISLRYLHHLFQRDGLTVGSFLRGRRLEHCRADLADPAQSQRSVCEIARRWGFRDPAVFNRTFKSAYGVTPGTYRGQRPRR from the coding sequence ATGACGGCTGACGGCAGCTCATCCGGCTCCGACGAACGCGAGATCGCGAACGCCACGGCGGCCGCCATCGGCAGGCGCCGTCGGCAGCCCGCCGTCACAAGGCCCGGTATGCGCGCGGTGCGGCGGTCCCGTGCTGCCGCCGACCACCCGGCAGCAGCGGACGCCGCCCCGAGCGGCGATGCTCCGCTCCGGGCCCGCACGGGGGTGGCCGGAGGGACGGACCATCGGCACGTCGACCTGGGGCCGGTGCGGCTGTCGCTGCTCAGCCCGCCGGCGCCGCCCGCCGGCGTGGAGCTGGAGGGCCGGTACGACGAGGGCCTGCCGCGCACCTGGCACCTGGTCTTCGCGACCCGCGGGCCACTGGTCCTTGGGCGCGATCAGCGGCTCGTCCGGGTGGAGTCCGGCAGCGTGCTGCTGTGGGAGCCTTCCGAGTGCTTCCGGCTCTCCGCCGTCACACCCGGGCGCCGGGGCCGGGCCGTGGTCCTGCACATGCCCGAGGCCGCCCTACCGCTGCCCGGCGAGGCGCTGCACGACGTGTCCGGGCGCCCCACACCGACCGGGTCGGGACCGGCGGCCCTCCTCGCGTCCTTCGTGCACGGGCTCGCCGCACAAGCGCCGTCCGCCGAGACCCGGCACACCGCGTGGCTGGGCAGCGCCGCGGTCAACCTGGCGACGGCCTTCCTGGACAGCGAGACCGCGAACCGTCACGGCGAGAGCGTCCCGCATCCGGCCGAACCGGTGCCCGCCGCGCCGGAACCCGCCCGGACGGGAACCGACTTGCTGTTGCGCGACATCAAGGCGTACATCGAACACCACCTGCACGACGCCGACATGTCGCCGACCGCCATCGCCACCGCCAACCACATCTCGCTGCGCTACCTGCACCATCTCTTCCAGCGGGACGGGCTCACCGTCGGCTCGTTCCTGCGCGGACGCCGCTTGGAGCACTGCAGGGCGGACCTGGCCGATCCGGCCCAGTCGCAGCGCAGCGTGTGCGAGATCGCGAGGCGATGGGGCTTCCGTGACCCCGCGGTGTTCAACCGGACGTTCAAGTCGGCCTACGGGGTCACGCCGGGCACGTACCGCGGACAGCGGCCGCGGCGGTGA
- a CDS encoding serine/threonine-protein kinase has protein sequence MPETNPAADAGQPAAAELSAEDLALFDAEPPRRSDPSDIGPYRVLARLGGGGMGRLYLGRESDTEGTYGAGALVAVKVIRSEYAEDERFRRRFEREVEAVRRVHGTYTAELLDSGFDRDELLWMATAYVPGLSLADAIVRCGPLPVPVVRRLVHEIGQALTAIAAVGIVHRDLKPSNVLLGPDGARIIDFGVAHTADASSLTMTGQHLGTPAFMSPEQADGHEVGTASDVFSLGSVLAMAVTGSAPFGEGTTGDVIHRIIYSPPSEQVLAEVARRDPDLAELIGRCLDKDPRRRPSPQDVVEATRGHAADGQWPGAVAEAVAARAGWHGTAVAVRPMDQLTVLRRTKPEDPGEERAARRRWPLAVGAAAVAAIAAAAVAVAASGGDSARQETSASHAGSHTSASATRSPHATPASPRKGPRHTAAPSVTVTVPPPDGNPPAGGATDPAQPRQPNDPPPATSGGTTKPAPHPAPAKPWKSCTYYSGTRLTQSGDQGAPVKEVQCILKARGYNIGPSGVDGIFGYDTLAEVKRFQSDHHLRVDGQVGIRTWAALRS, from the coding sequence ATGCCCGAGACGAACCCCGCCGCCGACGCCGGTCAGCCGGCCGCGGCCGAACTCTCCGCGGAAGACCTGGCGCTGTTCGACGCCGAGCCGCCGCGTCGGTCCGACCCGTCGGACATCGGCCCCTACCGGGTGCTCGCCCGGCTGGGCGGCGGGGGGATGGGCCGGCTGTACCTCGGGCGGGAGTCCGACACCGAAGGGACCTACGGAGCCGGGGCGCTCGTCGCGGTCAAGGTGATCCGCTCGGAGTACGCGGAGGACGAGCGGTTCCGCCGCCGCTTCGAGCGCGAGGTCGAGGCGGTACGCCGGGTGCACGGGACGTACACCGCCGAACTGCTCGACTCCGGCTTCGACCGCGACGAGCTCCTGTGGATGGCGACCGCCTATGTGCCCGGGCTCAGCCTGGCCGACGCCATCGTGCGGTGCGGGCCCCTGCCCGTGCCGGTCGTCCGGCGCCTTGTGCACGAGATCGGACAGGCGCTCACCGCGATCGCCGCCGTGGGCATCGTCCACCGGGACCTCAAGCCGTCCAACGTCCTGCTGGGGCCGGACGGTGCGCGCATCATCGACTTCGGGGTCGCCCACACCGCGGACGCCAGTTCCCTCACCATGACCGGCCAGCACCTGGGGACACCGGCCTTCATGTCTCCGGAGCAGGCGGACGGCCACGAGGTGGGCACGGCCTCGGACGTCTTCTCGCTCGGCTCGGTCCTCGCCATGGCGGTCACGGGCTCGGCTCCCTTCGGCGAGGGAACCACGGGTGACGTCATCCACCGGATCATCTACTCGCCGCCGAGCGAGCAGGTGCTCGCCGAGGTCGCCCGGCGCGATCCCGACCTCGCCGAACTGATCGGCCGGTGCCTGGACAAGGACCCGCGTCGGCGCCCGAGCCCGCAGGACGTCGTCGAGGCCACGCGTGGGCACGCCGCCGACGGGCAATGGCCGGGGGCGGTCGCCGAGGCCGTCGCGGCGCGGGCGGGCTGGCACGGGACAGCGGTGGCGGTGCGGCCCATGGACCAGCTGACCGTCCTGCGCCGCACCAAGCCCGAGGACCCGGGGGAGGAGAGGGCCGCCCGGCGCCGGTGGCCCCTGGCCGTGGGCGCGGCGGCAGTGGCCGCGATCGCGGCGGCGGCAGTCGCCGTGGCGGCTTCCGGAGGAGACTCCGCACGCCAGGAGACCTCGGCCTCGCACGCCGGATCACACACCTCCGCCTCCGCCACGAGGTCCCCGCACGCCACGCCCGCCTCTCCGCGGAAGGGGCCCCGGCACACGGCGGCGCCCTCCGTCACCGTCACGGTTCCACCGCCGGACGGGAACCCGCCCGCCGGCGGCGCCACGGACCCCGCCCAGCCGCGGCAGCCGAACGATCCCCCGCCGGCCACGTCCGGCGGGACCACGAAACCCGCCCCGCACCCCGCTCCCGCCAAGCCCTGGAAGTCCTGCACCTACTACTCCGGTACCCGGCTCACACAGTCCGGCGACCAAGGGGCGCCCGTGAAAGAGGTGCAGTGCATCCTCAAGGCCCGCGGCTACAACATCGGCCCCAGCGGCGTGGACGGCATCTTCGGCTACGACACGCTGGCCGAGGTCAAGAGGTTCCAGAGCGATCACCACCTCCGGGTCGACGGTCAGGTCGGCATTCGGACCTGGGCGGCGTTGCGGTCGTGA
- a CDS encoding peptidoglycan-binding domain-containing protein yields MGRGNAARAALCVLVLGMVCAGAAGPREHRSGDRRDGVIVAGGLPATEQLIVGHTRRSDLVGLWQSVLWADGYSTRSGITCTYDEATADATRVWQSNHHLSADGIVGSVTWGAAAQRIAFSGQWIVYQGERFGLPLRLDGDDVYEVWDTGRFRRLRTDAVTLTRCR; encoded by the coding sequence ATGGGCCGAGGGAATGCGGCGCGCGCCGCGCTGTGCGTACTGGTTCTGGGAATGGTGTGCGCGGGGGCCGCGGGCCCGAGGGAGCACCGGTCCGGCGACCGACGTGACGGCGTGATCGTCGCGGGCGGGCTGCCCGCGACGGAACAGCTGATCGTCGGCCACACCCGGCGCAGCGATCTGGTCGGACTGTGGCAGAGCGTGCTGTGGGCCGACGGATACTCCACGCGCTCGGGAATCACCTGCACCTACGACGAGGCGACCGCCGACGCCACCCGGGTCTGGCAGAGCAACCACCATCTGTCCGCGGACGGGATCGTCGGGTCCGTCACCTGGGGCGCGGCGGCGCAGCGTATCGCCTTCTCGGGCCAGTGGATCGTCTACCAGGGCGAACGCTTCGGTCTTCCGCTGCGCCTGGACGGGGACGACGTGTACGAGGTCTGGGACACCGGACGGTTCCGCCGGCTGCGGACGGACGCCGTGACACTCACGCGCTGCCGGTGA
- a CDS encoding quinone oxidoreductase family protein, whose translation MREFGGPEVLRLEDVPEPEPARGQILLDVRLAGVNYADVHVRGNTYLAPVELPYIPGNEVVGTTPDGRRVVALTRGGGYAQKAAVHRRLQWEIPDEVSDEQAAPLALQGNSAYHLLFTVAQITKGQTVVIPAAAGGVGSLAVQLAHRAGARVIALAGTDEKRRLALELGATEVVDSSDEDGLTERILDAAGGPVNAALEMTGGTTLRQTLEAVGPRGRLVVYGFAGGQLADVPVHTLLQKSITVSGFWLPHLYSDRTLPLAASMRQLFDAVGNGTLKIVTGGTYPLADAAKAHQVLNNRTGMGKFSLDTSK comes from the coding sequence ATGAGGGAATTCGGCGGCCCTGAGGTTTTGCGGCTGGAAGACGTTCCCGAGCCCGAGCCCGCGCGCGGACAAATTCTGCTGGACGTGCGGCTGGCGGGTGTGAACTACGCGGATGTCCATGTTCGCGGAAATACCTACCTGGCACCGGTCGAACTGCCGTACATCCCCGGCAACGAGGTCGTCGGCACCACCCCGGACGGCAGGCGTGTCGTGGCGCTGACCCGGGGCGGCGGCTACGCGCAGAAGGCGGCCGTTCACCGCAGACTGCAATGGGAGATCCCCGACGAGGTCAGCGACGAACAGGCCGCGCCGCTGGCTCTGCAGGGGAACAGCGCGTACCACCTCCTCTTCACGGTCGCCCAGATCACCAAGGGGCAGACCGTCGTCATTCCCGCCGCGGCCGGCGGCGTCGGCTCGCTGGCCGTTCAGCTGGCACACCGGGCCGGCGCCCGGGTCATCGCTCTCGCCGGCACGGACGAGAAGCGCCGGCTGGCCCTGGAGCTCGGGGCGACGGAGGTCGTCGACTCCTCCGACGAGGACGGCCTGACGGAGCGGATCCTCGACGCGGCAGGAGGGCCCGTGAACGCCGCGCTGGAGATGACCGGCGGCACCACGCTGCGGCAGACCCTCGAAGCCGTCGGCCCGCGCGGCAGGCTCGTCGTGTACGGCTTCGCCGGAGGGCAGCTCGCCGACGTCCCCGTGCACACGCTGCTCCAGAAGTCCATCACCGTCTCCGGCTTCTGGCTTCCGCACCTGTACTCCGACCGGACGCTCCCGCTCGCGGCGTCCATGAGGCAGCTCTTCGACGCCGTCGGCAACGGCACGCTCAAGATCGTGACCGGCGGGACCTACCCGCTCGCCGACGCGGCCAAGGCGCACCAAGTGCTCAACAACCGCACCGGCATGGGCAAGTTCAGTCTCGATACCTCCAAGTAA
- a CDS encoding helix-turn-helix domain-containing protein produces MGRWQPLRDDLPAEVVRLVRELRQYVDRCEMNTATVAAKTGYSGSSWLRYLNGRRLPPWSAVAGLGQLAQADAEYLRVLWESAAHAWSGEGPAGESGPPPAPRRRAGRPRDPDPDTPVTGASPVVDRPHRRSARLPRAGVLAAVVVACSLLGAVLFARPWDTETDADRPPAGAPPGAPAWPWPLHNGTDRAAAACRGAGCRGLDPYRERCDRDGVVVHRLRAYGHVLTLQYSPACLASWAEVDIPAATGRLRIATTGGDQEVAGKGGAYTAMVGSGPDAARATVVVDGHQLGVGRYDSWIDAVTGSA; encoded by the coding sequence GTGGGCCGCTGGCAGCCGCTGCGAGATGACCTGCCCGCCGAGGTGGTCCGGCTGGTGCGAGAACTGCGCCAGTACGTGGACCGGTGCGAGATGAACACCGCGACCGTCGCCGCGAAGACCGGCTACAGCGGCAGTTCCTGGCTGCGCTATCTCAACGGCCGCAGGCTGCCTCCCTGGTCGGCGGTGGCGGGGCTGGGACAGCTGGCGCAGGCTGATGCCGAGTACCTGCGCGTGTTGTGGGAGTCGGCGGCCCACGCCTGGTCGGGGGAGGGCCCGGCGGGTGAGAGCGGCCCACCGCCCGCCCCGCGTCGTCGGGCGGGACGCCCGCGGGACCCGGACCCGGACACTCCGGTCACCGGCGCGTCACCGGTGGTGGACCGGCCGCACCGGCGGAGCGCCCGGCTGCCCCGTGCGGGCGTACTGGCCGCTGTCGTCGTGGCCTGCTCGCTGCTGGGGGCCGTGCTGTTCGCCCGGCCCTGGGATACGGAGACCGATGCCGACCGCCCGCCGGCCGGCGCTCCCCCAGGGGCACCGGCCTGGCCCTGGCCGCTGCACAACGGGACGGACCGGGCGGCCGCCGCGTGCCGGGGGGCCGGCTGCCGGGGCCTGGACCCTTACCGTGAGAGGTGCGATCGCGACGGCGTCGTCGTCCACCGGCTGCGCGCGTACGGCCACGTCCTGACGCTTCAGTACAGCCCGGCCTGCCTGGCGAGCTGGGCGGAGGTCGACATTCCGGCGGCGACGGGGCGGTTGAGGATCGCCACGACCGGCGGTGACCAGGAAGTGGCAGGCAAGGGCGGTGCGTACACGGCGATGGTGGGAAGCGGGCCGGACGCCGCGCGTGCCACGGTCGTCGTGGACGGCCACCAGCTCGGCGTCGGACGCTACGACAGCTGGATCGACGCCGTCACCGGCAGCGCGTGA
- a CDS encoding helix-turn-helix domain-containing protein, with translation MTDWKPLPDDLASDVRHLVAELRALKDRAGLSLAALAGRTPHSRSSWERYLNGKALPPQHAVTSLGKLADADPARLVALWELANTAWHDGEAHAVREVRDRQPQAPAPVPEPAPAAQATEPPARRRLRGRPLVWALVALAVVVATSAALFITSSRHSTARADRGGTSGTVATTRQLDVNCFADSCVGKDPKQAGCGGDAWTAALYKVAGVYVELRYSDACKAAWSRISWGHPGDIARVVGEGGRTYQNKVHYETDTFSAMVAAPSPSTAKACVLLTSGVHACTSQGGTQHLTEPPNPPRTHPSATTPSATDSRTR, from the coding sequence TTGACTGACTGGAAGCCGTTACCCGACGATCTCGCCTCGGACGTCCGCCATCTCGTGGCCGAACTGCGGGCGTTGAAGGACCGAGCCGGGCTGAGCCTTGCCGCACTCGCCGGGCGCACCCCGCACAGCAGGTCTTCCTGGGAGCGCTATCTCAACGGCAAGGCGCTGCCGCCCCAGCACGCGGTGACGTCTCTCGGCAAGCTGGCCGACGCCGATCCCGCTCGGCTCGTGGCGCTGTGGGAACTGGCGAACACCGCTTGGCACGACGGCGAAGCGCACGCCGTCCGCGAGGTCCGGGACCGGCAGCCCCAGGCACCCGCCCCCGTGCCGGAACCCGCCCCGGCCGCACAAGCGACGGAGCCGCCCGCACGCCGCCGCCTCCGCGGGCGGCCGCTGGTCTGGGCCCTGGTCGCTCTGGCCGTCGTCGTCGCGACGAGTGCCGCCCTGTTCATCACGTCGAGCCGGCATTCCACCGCGCGCGCCGACCGGGGCGGCACCTCCGGGACGGTCGCGACGACCAGGCAACTCGACGTCAACTGCTTCGCGGACAGCTGCGTCGGCAAGGACCCCAAACAGGCCGGCTGCGGGGGCGACGCGTGGACCGCGGCTCTGTACAAGGTCGCCGGGGTGTATGTGGAACTGCGCTACAGCGACGCCTGCAAGGCCGCCTGGTCCCGCATCAGCTGGGGACATCCCGGCGACATCGCCCGGGTCGTCGGCGAGGGGGGCCGTACGTACCAGAACAAGGTCCACTACGAAACCGACACGTTCAGCGCGATGGTCGCCGCCCCCAGCCCCTCAACGGCGAAGGCCTGTGTTCTGCTCACCTCCGGGGTGCACGCCTGCACTTCCCAGGGCGGTACCCAGCACCTCACCGAGCCCCCGAACCCGCCCAGGACGCACCCGTCCGCCACCACACCCTCGGCGACCGACTCCCGGACGAGGTGA
- a CDS encoding FtsK/SpoIIIE domain-containing protein has product MRIVCVEAGREWDVEVRFGRPDAALADLAAAVGMPGRVLAVDGRVLPPETVVNESGLVHGSKVADARGRVAGGLMAGALRKPAVVLRLVGGLEAGRSVPLAVGRTVVGRGAEADVRVVATGVSRLHAVFDVLPGGRVTVTDLGSANGTDVNGVRTHETVPVQAGDLVSLGGELMLRAVPADRFGPVQRINAVREAGPGGTLPFNRPPRGGRPVDTSPIAVPAPPTRTHKAPFSVAALLGPLAMAAATVVLTGDPRYAAIAALTPIMFVANFAEERLRGRSSSRRGSREYRARIAEFEAAVERRRTDEIRFRRAAHCDPAEALYRATAPGTALWERRPAAEDFLRLVVGTADLPWEPPLERGSAEPAPEPAAVLARKSVLPQVPVVVGVSAGEAVGFEGNRKACLAVARSLLCQAVVGSGPADVTVAVFTDAERLADWDWTKWLPHGADVRSGTTRLVAVGSEQADTLAQHLLAAAPPREAGGVPQDGGAQRSAGPVLLVVVDGATLLEGRPNRLRDLIASTSLRCGALVLTTRLPALCTSVVTASPEGVGKVRDVALGVTVQQVLLDGMRAVEARDTARALARFEDPELRIEGAGLPDRISLLPLLDLESVDGAAVADHWRKRVPRLRVRAVLGVTERDLFTVDLDDDGPHALIAGTTGSGKSELLRTLIASMAVDADPEHLTFALVDYKGGGALDECAALPHTVGLVTDLDEQLSERALRCLEAELRHREALLRRTGLSHVRDYQRLRDTGRTELEPMPRLAVVIDEFATLVKALPDFVDSLVGIAQRGRSLGVHLIMATQRPAGSVNDAIKNNVKLRIALRLESTGDSQDVIDDPAAAAIGSRQWGRAFYRLSAREVVPVQTALSTGVTPETAVTAPVTAAPFLLSLPAAEPGTAGTDGKTDLQRLVAAAGQASGLAGFAEPRRPWPDPLPTVVHAADLPPVAERGLQTEAVGLPAYALADDPDRQRQYPVGWDPTAGNVLIYGSGGSGTSTALAALALASAGAHPPERCHIFALDMGAGGLAPLTGLPHTGAHIGPAERERQIRLIRLLRRELDERKARGVAGTGHGAPAPDWLVLLDNLGALLSDFDKDVAGMNLIDELARVYADGPAVGIRFAVTADRSGAVPSAWAALTQQKLLMRLADPGEYSYFDVPRGAVPAYVPGRALVAATRQVIQIGLPAEDLATAVAACAARRPGAVTSAPQVGLLPAEITLGALTAPAVVTAEPWHIAVGLDGDTLGATGLRLYEQEHALIAGPQRSGRSTALCTVARQVIAAADPPAVVVFAPRRSPLRELAGAAALVTEYGDLEAALAPHPGPTLLLVDDADTVEDDLGVLDRWLSASPPGRHLVAAARADALRRTYGHWTQGARDSRCGILLAPDHDLDGDLLGTTLPRHDRLAPLPGRGYLVIDGVAGGVQVAR; this is encoded by the coding sequence GTGCGGATCGTCTGTGTCGAGGCTGGTCGCGAGTGGGACGTGGAGGTGCGCTTCGGCCGGCCGGACGCCGCACTCGCCGATCTGGCCGCGGCCGTGGGGATGCCAGGGCGGGTGCTTGCCGTCGACGGCCGGGTGTTGCCCCCCGAGACGGTCGTGAACGAGTCCGGCCTGGTGCACGGGTCGAAGGTGGCCGACGCCCGCGGGCGTGTGGCCGGTGGGCTCATGGCCGGCGCGCTACGGAAGCCGGCGGTCGTCCTGCGGCTGGTGGGAGGGCTGGAGGCGGGCCGCAGCGTGCCACTGGCGGTGGGCCGCACGGTCGTCGGGCGCGGAGCGGAAGCGGACGTCCGTGTCGTGGCCACGGGTGTGTCACGGCTCCATGCCGTCTTCGACGTCCTGCCCGGCGGCCGGGTCACCGTGACCGACCTCGGCTCGGCGAACGGCACGGATGTCAACGGCGTCAGGACCCATGAGACGGTCCCGGTCCAGGCCGGCGACCTGGTGTCGCTCGGCGGTGAACTGATGCTCCGCGCAGTGCCCGCCGACCGGTTCGGGCCGGTGCAGCGGATCAACGCGGTCCGTGAGGCCGGGCCCGGCGGGACGCTGCCCTTCAACCGCCCGCCGCGGGGCGGCCGTCCCGTCGACACGTCGCCGATCGCCGTCCCCGCACCGCCGACTCGTACGCACAAGGCTCCCTTCAGCGTCGCTGCGCTGCTCGGCCCGCTGGCCATGGCCGCAGCGACGGTTGTGCTGACCGGCGACCCGCGCTATGCGGCCATCGCGGCGCTCACCCCGATCATGTTCGTGGCCAACTTCGCCGAGGAACGCCTGCGCGGCAGATCCTCGTCGCGCCGGGGCAGTCGTGAATACCGCGCCCGGATCGCGGAGTTCGAGGCGGCGGTGGAGCGGCGGCGCACCGACGAGATCCGATTCCGTCGTGCCGCCCACTGCGACCCGGCTGAGGCGCTGTACCGGGCGACGGCTCCCGGGACCGCACTCTGGGAGCGGCGTCCGGCAGCGGAGGACTTCCTCCGACTCGTGGTCGGCACGGCCGACCTGCCCTGGGAACCGCCGCTGGAACGAGGCTCCGCCGAGCCGGCACCGGAACCGGCGGCCGTGCTCGCGCGCAAGTCCGTCCTGCCACAGGTGCCCGTCGTGGTGGGAGTCTCGGCGGGCGAGGCCGTGGGCTTCGAGGGCAACCGGAAGGCGTGCCTGGCCGTCGCCCGTTCCCTGCTGTGCCAGGCCGTGGTGGGCAGCGGGCCCGCGGACGTCACGGTGGCGGTGTTCACCGACGCCGAACGGCTGGCCGACTGGGACTGGACGAAGTGGCTGCCGCACGGGGCCGACGTACGATCCGGGACGACCCGCCTGGTGGCGGTCGGCTCCGAGCAGGCGGACACACTGGCTCAGCACCTGCTCGCCGCGGCGCCGCCCCGAGAAGCCGGTGGTGTCCCGCAGGACGGCGGTGCGCAGCGGTCCGCCGGTCCCGTGCTGCTCGTGGTGGTGGACGGCGCCACCTTGCTGGAGGGACGGCCCAACCGGCTTCGGGACCTGATCGCGAGCACCTCCCTGCGCTGCGGGGCGCTGGTGCTGACCACCCGCCTGCCGGCCCTGTGCACCTCCGTGGTCACCGCATCGCCGGAGGGCGTGGGAAAGGTCCGTGACGTGGCCTTGGGTGTCACCGTGCAGCAGGTGCTGCTGGACGGAATGCGCGCGGTCGAGGCGCGGGACACGGCCAGGGCGCTGGCCCGCTTCGAGGACCCGGAACTGCGGATCGAGGGCGCGGGCCTGCCCGACCGGATCTCACTGCTTCCCCTGCTGGACCTGGAGAGCGTGGACGGCGCCGCGGTGGCCGACCACTGGAGGAAACGGGTGCCCCGACTCAGGGTCCGGGCGGTGCTGGGGGTCACCGAACGAGACCTGTTCACCGTGGACCTCGACGACGACGGCCCGCATGCGCTCATCGCCGGAACCACCGGTTCGGGCAAGAGCGAGCTGCTCCGCACGCTCATCGCGAGCATGGCGGTCGACGCCGACCCGGAGCATCTCACCTTCGCACTCGTGGATTACAAAGGCGGCGGAGCGCTGGACGAGTGCGCCGCCCTGCCGCACACCGTCGGCCTGGTCACCGACCTCGACGAGCAGCTCAGCGAACGCGCGCTGCGCTGCCTGGAGGCCGAACTGCGCCACCGCGAAGCGCTGTTGCGCCGGACGGGCCTCAGCCACGTACGCGACTATCAGCGTCTGCGTGACACCGGGCGGACCGAACTGGAGCCGATGCCGCGACTGGCCGTGGTCATCGACGAGTTCGCCACGCTGGTGAAGGCGCTCCCGGACTTCGTGGACTCCCTCGTCGGCATCGCGCAGCGCGGCCGCAGCCTGGGCGTCCATCTGATCATGGCGACCCAGCGGCCCGCCGGCTCGGTCAACGACGCGATCAAGAACAACGTCAAGCTGCGCATCGCACTCCGGCTGGAATCGACCGGAGACTCACAGGACGTCATCGACGACCCGGCCGCCGCGGCGATCGGCAGCCGGCAGTGGGGCCGCGCCTTCTACCGGCTCAGCGCCCGTGAAGTCGTGCCCGTACAGACGGCCCTGTCCACCGGCGTCACCCCCGAAACGGCTGTGACGGCCCCGGTGACCGCGGCCCCCTTCCTGCTGAGCCTGCCCGCCGCCGAACCGGGCACAGCGGGAACCGACGGCAAGACCGACCTGCAGCGCCTGGTCGCCGCCGCCGGGCAGGCGTCGGGGCTCGCCGGCTTCGCCGAGCCACGCCGACCCTGGCCCGACCCCCTGCCCACGGTCGTACACGCCGCCGATCTGCCGCCCGTGGCGGAACGCGGTCTGCAGACGGAGGCCGTGGGCCTGCCCGCGTACGCCCTCGCCGACGACCCCGATCGGCAGCGGCAGTACCCGGTCGGCTGGGATCCCACGGCGGGCAACGTCCTGATCTACGGCAGCGGCGGATCGGGGACGTCCACCGCCCTGGCAGCCCTGGCTTTGGCCTCCGCCGGAGCCCACCCGCCCGAGCGGTGCCACATCTTCGCCCTCGACATGGGCGCGGGCGGCCTCGCGCCGCTGACCGGCCTGCCGCACACGGGTGCCCACATCGGGCCGGCCGAACGCGAGCGGCAGATCCGCCTCATCCGGCTGCTGCGCCGGGAACTCGACGAGCGCAAGGCACGCGGCGTCGCGGGGACCGGCCACGGGGCACCGGCCCCCGACTGGCTGGTCCTCCTGGACAACCTCGGGGCGCTGCTGTCGGACTTCGACAAGGACGTCGCCGGGATGAACCTCATCGACGAACTCGCCCGGGTCTACGCGGACGGGCCGGCCGTCGGCATCCGCTTCGCCGTCACCGCGGACCGGTCCGGCGCGGTGCCGTCCGCGTGGGCGGCACTGACCCAGCAGAAGCTGCTGATGCGCCTTGCCGACCCGGGCGAGTACAGCTACTTCGACGTACCACGCGGTGCGGTTCCCGCCTATGTGCCCGGGCGCGCACTGGTGGCCGCGACCCGCCAGGTGATCCAGATCGGCCTGCCCGCCGAGGACCTCGCCACCGCGGTGGCCGCCTGCGCCGCCCGCCGGCCCGGCGCCGTCACCTCCGCGCCCCAAGTCGGCCTGCTGCCCGCCGAGATCACGCTCGGCGCCCTCACGGCACCGGCCGTGGTGACCGCCGAGCCCTGGCACATCGCCGTCGGTCTGGACGGGGACACCCTCGGCGCCACGGGCCTGCGGCTGTACGAGCAGGAGCACGCGCTGATCGCCGGACCGCAGCGGTCCGGCCGCTCCACCGCCCTGTGTACCGTCGCCCGCCAGGTGATCGCCGCGGCGGACCCGCCGGCCGTCGTGGTGTTCGCACCCCGCCGCTCGCCGCTGCGCGAACTTGCCGGGGCGGCCGCGCTCGTCACCGAGTACGGCGACCTCGAAGCGGCCCTCGCGCCCCACCCGGGCCCCACCCTCCTCCTCGTCGACGACGCGGACACGGTGGAGGACGACCTCGGCGTCCTGGACCGCTGGCTGTCCGCGTCCCCGCCCGGACGCCACCTCGTCGCCGCCGCCCGCGCCGACGCCCTGCGCCGCACCTACGGCCACTGGACCCAGGGCGCCCGCGACAGCCGCTGCGGCATCCTGCTCGCCCCCGACCACGACCTCGACGGCGACCTGCTCGGCACCACTTTGCCCCGCCACGACCGCCTGGCACCCCTCCCGGGCCGCGGCTATCTGGTCATCGACGGCGTCGCGGGCGGAGTGCAGGTGGCACGGTGA